The following coding sequences are from one Pseudonocardia sp. EC080619-01 window:
- the mtrB gene encoding MtrAB system histidine kinase MtrB, whose product MSRGGLRRRLAGVPGVRRIARALAPLRAQAHELGALVAASWRRSLQLRVVVSTLALSTAVVLVLGLVLQSEITERLLQSKANGAFVQADTSRVVLEGELSGVDPDREGAQETLDSALQRLTNTQSSAPGSSAAGDYRAALTTGSGNGPEVSSGDVGQVTSELRDTVAEGGMGRQYVTVDGVPTLVIGQPVATAGRELQFYLLFPLEGERLTLNLVQSTLIVGGLVLLVLLAAIASLVTRQVVRPIRHAADVAERFAGGHLDERMAVRGEDEVARLAESYNEMAGSLAAQIAQLEEFGALQRRFTSDVSHELRTPLTTVRMAADVLYASRDELLPALRRSSELLVTELDRFEVLLADLLEISRLDAGVAELGAERIDLSAVVRHAVDAVRGLAADAGTELVLDLPEGEGVEADPRRVERIVRNLVANAIDHGEGQQVEVTMAGDPAAVAVVVRDHGVGLRPGEADLVFNRFWRAEESRARRSGGTGLGLSISIEDARLHGGWLQAWGEPGKGSAFRLTLPRQIGGHISTPPLPLGPPSGDDEAGTPRDGRAGSVPTPPRGISARRDDVRGPRDEPRPVHAEDAWQIRGDEHAPVQPAERAITDPGGDR is encoded by the coding sequence ATGAGCCGGGGCGGACTGCGTCGCAGGCTCGCCGGCGTGCCCGGGGTGCGCCGGATCGCCCGCGCGCTGGCGCCGCTGCGGGCGCAGGCGCACGAGCTCGGCGCGCTGGTCGCGGCGTCCTGGCGGCGGTCGCTGCAGCTCCGGGTCGTGGTGTCGACCCTCGCGCTGTCGACGGCCGTCGTGCTCGTGCTCGGGCTGGTGCTGCAGAGCGAGATCACCGAGCGGCTGTTGCAGAGCAAGGCCAACGGCGCGTTCGTGCAGGCGGACACCAGCCGGGTGGTACTGGAGGGCGAGCTCTCGGGCGTCGACCCGGACCGCGAGGGCGCGCAGGAGACGCTCGACTCGGCGTTGCAGCGGCTGACGAACACCCAGTCCTCCGCGCCCGGCTCGTCGGCCGCCGGTGACTACCGCGCCGCACTGACGACCGGCTCCGGCAACGGGCCGGAGGTCTCGTCCGGTGACGTCGGGCAGGTCACCTCCGAGCTGCGCGACACCGTCGCCGAGGGCGGTATGGGCCGCCAGTACGTGACGGTCGACGGCGTACCCACGCTCGTGATCGGGCAGCCGGTCGCGACGGCGGGCCGCGAGCTGCAGTTCTACCTGCTGTTCCCGCTGGAGGGGGAACGGCTGACGCTGAACCTCGTCCAGAGCACGCTGATCGTCGGCGGGCTCGTGCTCCTGGTCCTGCTCGCCGCGATCGCCAGCCTGGTCACCCGGCAGGTGGTGCGGCCGATCCGGCACGCCGCCGACGTGGCGGAACGCTTCGCGGGTGGCCACCTCGACGAGCGCATGGCGGTCCGCGGTGAGGACGAGGTCGCCCGGCTCGCCGAGTCCTACAACGAGATGGCCGGAAGCCTCGCGGCGCAGATCGCGCAGCTCGAGGAGTTCGGTGCGCTGCAGCGCCGGTTCACCTCCGACGTGAGCCACGAGCTGCGCACCCCGCTGACGACGGTCCGGATGGCCGCCGACGTGCTCTACGCCTCCCGCGACGAGCTCCTGCCCGCCCTGCGCCGCAGCTCCGAGCTGCTGGTCACCGAGCTGGACCGGTTCGAGGTGCTGCTGGCCGACCTGCTGGAGATCTCCCGGCTCGACGCCGGTGTCGCCGAGCTGGGTGCCGAGCGGATCGACCTGTCGGCCGTGGTGCGCCACGCCGTCGACGCCGTCCGCGGCCTGGCCGCCGACGCCGGCACCGAGCTGGTGCTCGACCTCCCCGAGGGCGAGGGGGTGGAGGCCGACCCGCGGCGGGTCGAGAGGATCGTGCGGAACCTGGTGGCGAACGCGATCGACCACGGGGAGGGACAGCAGGTGGAGGTGACGATGGCCGGCGATCCCGCGGCCGTCGCGGTCGTCGTGCGCGACCACGGTGTCGGGCTGCGGCCCGGCGAGGCGGACCTGGTGTTCAACCGGTTCTGGCGGGCCGAGGAGTCCCGCGCCCGGCGCAGCGGCGGCACCGGGCTGGGGCTGTCGATCAGCATCGAGGACGCCCGGCTGCACGGTGGCTGGCTCCAGGCGTGGGGCGAGCCCGGCAAGGGATCGGCCTTCCGGCTCACGCTGCCCCGGCAGATCGGCGGTCACATCTCCACCCCGCCGCTGCCGCTGGGCCCGCCCTCGGGCGACGACGAGGCCGGTACCCCGCGCGACGGACGAGCGGGATCGGTGCCCACCCCGCCCCGCGGGATCAGCGCCCGCCGCGACGACGTCCGCGGCCCGCGCGACGAGCCGCGCCCGGTGCACGCCGAGGACGCGTGGCAGATCCGCGGCGACGAGCACGCACCGGTGCAGCCCGCCGAGCGGGCCATCACCGACCCCGGTGGTGACCGGTGA
- the mtrA gene encoding MtrAB system response regulator MtrA, whose product MKSRVLVVDDDPALAEMLTIVLRGEGFETAVVSDGTRALPAVRDMQPDVVLLDLMLPGMNGIDVCRAIRAESGVPIVMLTAKSDTVDVVLGLESGADDYVVKPFKPKELVARIRARVRRIETEPAEQLSIGEIDIDVPAHQVTRGGRPIALTPLEFDLLVALARKPRQVFTREVLLEQVWGYRHAADTRLVNVHVQRLRSKVERDPERPEVVLTVRGVGYKAGPP is encoded by the coding sequence ATGAAGTCGCGCGTGCTGGTGGTCGACGACGACCCGGCCCTGGCCGAGATGCTCACCATCGTGCTGCGGGGCGAGGGATTCGAGACCGCGGTCGTCTCCGACGGCACGCGGGCGCTTCCCGCCGTCCGGGACATGCAGCCCGACGTGGTGCTCCTCGACCTGATGCTGCCCGGGATGAACGGCATCGACGTGTGCCGGGCGATCCGCGCGGAGTCGGGCGTCCCGATCGTCATGCTCACCGCGAAGAGCGACACGGTCGACGTCGTGCTCGGCCTGGAGTCCGGCGCCGACGACTACGTCGTCAAGCCGTTCAAGCCGAAGGAGCTCGTCGCGCGGATCCGGGCCCGGGTCCGCCGCATCGAGACCGAACCGGCCGAGCAGCTCTCGATCGGTGAGATCGACATCGACGTCCCCGCGCACCAGGTGACGCGCGGGGGAAGGCCGATCGCGCTCACCCCGCTCGAGTTCGACCTGCTCGTGGCGCTCGCCCGCAAGCCGCGCCAGGTGTTCACCCGGGAGGTCCTGCTCGAGCAGGTCTGGGGGTACCGGCACGCGGCCGACACCCGTTTGGTGAACGTGCACGTGCAGCGTCTGCGGTCCAAGGTGGAGCGCGACCCGGAACGCCCCGAGGTGGTCCTGACCGTCCGCGGGGTGGGGTACAAGGCCGGGCCCCCGTGA
- the ahcY gene encoding adenosylhomocysteinase: MTASETTGHPKLQNVNGLDFAIADINEAEYGRKDIRLAENEMPGLIDLRREYAEAKPLAGARIAGSLHMTTQTAVLIETLVSLGADVRWVSCNIFSTQDYAAAATVVGPNGTPENPQGVPVFAWKGETLEEYWWCTEQLFKFRDANGDIVGPNMILDDGGDATLLVHKGVEFEETGVVPTVADDDETVADEERVVLATLRRSLAEDPKRWTTINSDIRGVTEETTTGVNRLYQLAEQGKLLFPAINVNDSVTKSKFDNKYGIRHSLLDGLNRATDVLIGGKVAVVAGYGDVGKGCAEALAGQGARVIVSEVDPICALQALLEGFQVAKVEDVIHTADVVVTTTGNKDIVTTELMQKMKHQAILCNVGHFDNEIDMAGLGRITGINKINIKPQVDEWIFPDGHSILVLSEGRLMNLGNATGHPSFVMSNSFANQTIAQIELFTKHDEYNKDVYRLPKHLDEKVAKVHVLALGGELTKLSKDQAEYIGVDVEGPYKPEHYRY; this comes from the coding sequence ATGACCGCATCCGAGACGACCGGCCACCCGAAGCTGCAGAACGTCAACGGCCTCGACTTCGCGATCGCCGACATCAACGAGGCGGAGTACGGCCGGAAGGACATCCGGCTGGCCGAGAACGAGATGCCGGGCCTGATCGACCTGCGCCGCGAGTACGCCGAGGCCAAGCCGCTCGCCGGGGCGCGGATCGCCGGGTCGCTGCACATGACCACGCAGACCGCGGTCCTCATCGAGACCCTGGTCAGCCTGGGTGCCGACGTGCGCTGGGTCTCCTGCAACATCTTCTCCACCCAGGACTACGCCGCGGCGGCCACCGTCGTCGGCCCGAACGGGACGCCGGAGAACCCGCAGGGCGTGCCGGTCTTCGCCTGGAAGGGCGAGACCCTGGAGGAGTACTGGTGGTGCACGGAGCAGCTGTTCAAGTTCCGTGACGCCAACGGCGACATCGTCGGCCCGAACATGATCCTCGACGACGGTGGCGACGCCACGCTGCTCGTGCACAAGGGTGTCGAGTTCGAGGAGACCGGCGTCGTGCCGACCGTCGCCGACGACGACGAGACCGTCGCCGACGAGGAGCGGGTCGTCCTGGCGACCCTGCGCCGCAGCCTCGCCGAGGACCCGAAGCGCTGGACCACCATCAACTCGGACATCCGCGGCGTCACCGAGGAGACCACCACCGGCGTCAACCGCCTGTACCAGCTCGCCGAGCAGGGCAAGCTGCTGTTCCCGGCGATCAACGTCAACGACTCGGTCACCAAGTCGAAGTTCGACAACAAGTACGGCATCCGGCACTCGCTGCTGGACGGCCTGAACCGCGCCACCGACGTGCTGATCGGCGGCAAGGTCGCGGTCGTCGCCGGCTACGGCGACGTCGGCAAGGGCTGCGCCGAGGCGCTGGCCGGCCAGGGTGCCCGCGTGATCGTCTCCGAGGTCGACCCGATCTGCGCCCTCCAGGCGCTGCTCGAGGGCTTCCAGGTGGCGAAGGTCGAGGACGTCATCCACACCGCCGACGTCGTGGTCACCACGACCGGCAACAAGGACATCGTCACGACCGAGCTGATGCAGAAGATGAAGCACCAGGCGATCCTGTGCAACGTCGGTCACTTCGACAACGAGATCGACATGGCCGGGCTGGGCCGCATCACGGGCATCAACAAGATCAACATCAAGCCGCAGGTCGACGAGTGGATCTTCCCGGACGGGCACTCGATCCTGGTGCTCTCCGAGGGCCGGCTGATGAACCTCGGCAACGCGACCGGCCACCCGTCGTTCGTCATGTCGAACTCGTTCGCGAACCAGACGATCGCCCAGATCGAGCTGTTCACCAAGCACGACGAGTACAACAAGGACGTCTACCGTCTGCCGAAGCACCTCGACGAGAAGGTCGCCAAGGTGCACGTGCTGGCGCTGGGTGGTGAGCTGACCAAGCTCAGCAAGGACCAGGCCGAGTACATCGGCGTGGACGTCGAGGGCCCGTACAAGCCGGAGCACTACCGGTACTGA
- a CDS encoding NUDIX hydrolase, with protein MIDRGSGDGWVHCAHGHKHWGVFGAAGLLVRHRAAEDPPGVERILLQHRAGWSHHGGTWGIPGGARDRGESAHDTALREAAEESTLDTAAVATLDEFVDDHGGWTYTTVVVRALEAPPVGVRGAESTELRWVRTDRLGELDLHPGFATTWPVVRAIGA; from the coding sequence GTGATCGACCGCGGTTCCGGGGACGGCTGGGTGCACTGCGCCCACGGTCACAAGCACTGGGGGGTGTTCGGCGCCGCGGGCCTGCTGGTCCGGCACCGCGCCGCGGAGGACCCGCCCGGGGTGGAACGGATCCTGCTGCAGCACCGGGCGGGCTGGAGCCACCACGGCGGGACATGGGGGATCCCGGGCGGTGCCCGTGACCGGGGTGAGTCCGCGCACGACACGGCGCTGCGCGAGGCGGCGGAGGAGAGCACGCTCGACACCGCGGCGGTGGCCACGCTCGACGAGTTCGTCGACGACCACGGCGGCTGGACGTACACGACCGTGGTCGTGCGTGCCCTCGAGGCGCCGCCGGTCGGCGTGCGCGGTGCGGAGAGCACCGAGCTGCGCTGGGTGCGCACCGACCGACTCGGCGAGCTGGACCTGCACCCCGGGTTCGCGACCACGTGGCCCGTGGTCCGGGCCATCGGCGCCTGA
- a CDS encoding dTMP kinase, translating into MGRLVVIEGLDGAGKRTFAGRLTAALRAGGATVTSAAFPRYDDDVHAELARDALYGRMGDLASSVHAMAVLFALDRRDAAAGLRASLGTHDVVLVDRYVASNAAYNAARLGQDARGEVVGWVRELEIDRFGIPVPDHQLLLAPPRAVAAERARARELTEARQRDAYESDDALQARTDAVYRQLADAAWLSPWTVLGDPADPAGLVADLLQRP; encoded by the coding sequence GTGGGACGGCTGGTGGTCATCGAGGGGCTGGACGGTGCCGGGAAGCGCACCTTCGCCGGCCGGCTGACCGCTGCGCTGCGCGCCGGGGGCGCCACGGTCACCTCGGCCGCGTTCCCCCGCTACGACGACGACGTGCACGCCGAGCTGGCCCGCGACGCGCTCTACGGGCGGATGGGCGACCTCGCGTCGTCGGTGCACGCCATGGCGGTGCTGTTCGCGCTCGACCGGCGCGACGCCGCGGCCGGGCTGCGGGCGTCGCTCGGCACGCACGACGTCGTGCTGGTCGACCGGTACGTCGCTTCCAACGCCGCCTACAACGCCGCGCGGCTCGGCCAGGACGCCCGTGGCGAGGTCGTCGGCTGGGTCAGGGAGCTCGAGATCGACCGGTTCGGTATCCCGGTCCCCGACCACCAGCTGCTCCTCGCCCCACCGCGCGCGGTCGCCGCCGAGCGGGCCCGCGCGCGGGAGCTGACCGAGGCCCGGCAACGGGACGCCTACGAGAGCGACGACGCCCTGCAGGCCCGGACCGACGCCGTGTACCGCCAGCTCGCCGACGCCGCCTGGCTGAGCCCGTGGACGGTGCTGGGCGATCCGGCCGACCCGGCCGGGCTCGTCGCCGACCTGCTGCAACGACCCTGA